In Simplicispira sp. 125, one DNA window encodes the following:
- a CDS encoding cation diffusion facilitator family transporter has product MGKGSDHALPAAGNENALRYALMLTGGFMLAEVIGGVMLNSLALLSDAAHMFTDVAALAIALAAIRVGRRAVDDRRTFGYHRFEILAAAFNALLLFGVAAYILYEAWQRWSNPPAVQTTGVLVIAVLGTIVNLVSMRLLSSGKDSSLNVKGAYLEVWSDLLGSIGVIVGALVILFTGWNWVDTVIAVAIGLWVLPRTWILLKETLNILLEGVPEGIDLPQLKRALLDLPGVASVHELHVWAVSSAKTSLSAHVVYNPQAADPATMLHAVNQMLAKQFEITHTTIQLETQACGTAAASASNAGADHWKAPV; this is encoded by the coding sequence ATGGGAAAAGGTTCCGACCACGCCTTGCCAGCGGCGGGAAACGAAAACGCATTGCGCTACGCGCTGATGCTCACCGGCGGCTTCATGCTGGCAGAGGTCATTGGTGGCGTCATGCTCAACAGCCTGGCTCTGCTGTCCGATGCCGCACACATGTTCACCGACGTGGCGGCGTTGGCCATTGCGCTGGCGGCCATTCGGGTCGGGCGCCGGGCTGTCGACGACCGGCGCACCTTTGGCTACCACCGATTTGAGATCCTGGCCGCCGCGTTCAATGCCTTGCTCCTGTTCGGTGTTGCGGCGTACATCCTCTATGAGGCGTGGCAACGCTGGAGCAACCCGCCGGCAGTTCAGACCACAGGGGTGCTGGTGATCGCTGTACTGGGCACGATCGTCAACCTCGTGAGCATGCGCCTTCTGTCCTCAGGCAAGGATTCCAGCCTCAATGTCAAAGGAGCCTACCTTGAAGTCTGGAGCGACCTGCTCGGCTCGATTGGTGTCATCGTGGGAGCGCTGGTCATTCTGTTCACAGGGTGGAACTGGGTCGACACCGTCATTGCCGTGGCCATCGGCTTGTGGGTGCTGCCGCGCACCTGGATCCTCCTGAAAGAGACGCTCAACATCCTGCTCGAAGGCGTCCCCGAAGGCATCGATCTGCCTCAGCTCAAGCGTGCGCTTCTGGACCTGCCAGGGGTGGCGTCTGTGCATGAGCTGCATGTCTGGGCGGTCAGCAGCGCCAAGACCAGTCTGAGCGCTCACGTCGTCTACAACCCGCAAGCGGCAGACCCTGCCACCATGCTGCACGCCGTCAACCAGATGCTGGCGAAGCAATTCGAGATCACCCACACCACCATCCAGTTGGAAACCCAAGCCTGCGGTACGGCTGCGGCCAGCGCTTCGAATGCTGGTGCGGATCACTGGAAAGCACCCGTGTGA
- a CDS encoding CusA/CzcA family heavy metal efflux RND transporter, with product MFEKLIRFSIEQRWLVLLAALGMAALGVFSYQKLPIDAVPDITNVQVQINTQAAGYSPLETEQRVTYPIETVMAGLPNLEQTRSLSRYGLSQVTVIFKDGTDIYFARQLVNERIQEARDRLPAGITPALGPISTGLGEIYLWTVETKDGARKPDGSPYTPTDLREIQDWIIKPQLRNVPGVTEINSIGGFAKEYQIAPIPERLASLGVTLQDVVTALDRNNGNVGAGYIEKRGEQYLIRAPGQVKSLEDIGNVILSSANGVPVRVRDVAEVGIGRELRTGAATDNGREVVLGTVFMLIGENSRTVSQAVDKKMLEVNKSLPEGVHAVTVYDRTVLVDKAINTVKKNLLEGAVLVIVILFLFLGNIRAAVITAMVIPLSMLFTFTGMVHYKVSANLMSLGALDFGIIIDGAVVIVENCVRRLAHAQAHHGRPLTRAERFHEVFLASQESRRPLLFGQLIIMVVYLPIFALTGVEGKMFHPMAFTVVAALVGAMILSVTFIPAAVALFIGNRVSEKENFLLGHAKRLYGPMLDRVMGAKTLVLTIAAVAVVLCGLIATRMGSEFVPNLNEGDFAIQALRIPGTSLSQSVAMQQQIEKTLKAKFPEIERIFARTGTAEIASDPMPPNISDGYIMLKPMDEWPEPRKTRDELLAAIQEVIGKIPGNNYEFSQPIQLRFNELISGVRSDVAVKIFGDDMDVLNKSAEEVSAMLQKIQGSSEVKVEQTTGLPMLTVNIDRQKAARYGLNVADIQDTVATAIGGREAGTMFEGDRRFDILVRLPETLRNDLEGMKRLPIPLPRSAGATEAKTNFIPLGEVATFELAPGPNQVSRENGKRRIVVSTNVRGRDVGSFVAEAEQGLAQIKIPTGYWTSWGGTFENLQSATKRLQIVVPVSLLLVFVLLFAMFGNAKDGLLVFTGIPFALTGGILALWLRDIPMSISAAVGFIALSGVAVLNGLVMISYIRSLREGGVGLDEAIRDGALTRLRPVLMTALVASLGFIPMAIATGTGAEVQRPLATVVIGGILSSTLLTLLVLPILYRLAHRPDEEAEDVSAEPSHPDAPKPV from the coding sequence ATGTTTGAAAAACTCATCCGATTCTCGATCGAGCAGCGATGGCTGGTGCTGCTGGCGGCCCTGGGCATGGCGGCGCTGGGCGTCTTCAGCTACCAGAAGCTGCCCATCGACGCGGTCCCCGACATCACCAACGTCCAGGTTCAGATCAACACCCAGGCCGCCGGTTATTCGCCTCTGGAGACCGAGCAGCGGGTCACGTATCCCATCGAGACAGTCATGGCCGGCCTGCCGAACCTGGAGCAGACCAGGTCGCTGTCACGGTACGGACTGTCGCAAGTGACCGTCATTTTCAAAGACGGAACCGACATCTATTTCGCGCGCCAGTTGGTCAATGAGCGCATCCAGGAAGCCAGAGACCGGCTGCCCGCCGGCATCACGCCAGCCCTGGGGCCCATCTCAACCGGTTTGGGCGAGATCTATCTGTGGACCGTCGAAACCAAGGATGGGGCCAGGAAGCCCGATGGAAGTCCCTACACCCCGACCGACCTGCGCGAGATCCAGGACTGGATCATCAAGCCGCAGCTGCGAAACGTTCCTGGCGTGACCGAAATCAACTCCATTGGCGGCTTTGCCAAGGAGTATCAGATCGCCCCCATCCCGGAACGACTTGCCTCGCTGGGCGTGACGCTGCAAGACGTCGTCACGGCACTGGACCGCAACAACGGCAACGTGGGCGCTGGGTATATCGAAAAGCGCGGCGAGCAGTACCTGATTCGTGCCCCTGGACAGGTCAAGTCGCTGGAGGACATTGGCAACGTGATCCTGAGCAGTGCCAACGGTGTCCCTGTGCGCGTGCGCGACGTGGCCGAGGTGGGCATTGGCCGGGAACTGCGAACGGGTGCCGCAACTGACAACGGGCGCGAGGTGGTTCTCGGCACGGTGTTCATGCTGATCGGAGAAAACAGCCGGACCGTCTCGCAGGCAGTGGACAAGAAGATGCTGGAGGTCAACAAGAGCCTCCCAGAGGGCGTGCACGCGGTGACGGTCTATGACCGTACCGTGCTCGTCGACAAGGCCATCAATACCGTCAAGAAGAACCTGCTGGAAGGCGCGGTACTGGTGATCGTGATCCTGTTCCTCTTTCTGGGCAATATCCGGGCCGCAGTCATCACGGCAATGGTCATCCCCTTGTCGATGCTCTTCACGTTCACCGGGATGGTCCACTACAAGGTGAGTGCCAATCTGATGAGCCTGGGGGCCCTGGACTTCGGCATCATCATTGACGGCGCTGTGGTGATCGTGGAGAACTGCGTTCGGCGGCTCGCCCATGCGCAGGCGCACCACGGCCGGCCGCTGACCCGGGCAGAGCGCTTTCATGAAGTGTTCCTGGCATCCCAGGAGTCACGCCGCCCATTGCTGTTCGGACAGCTCATCATCATGGTGGTGTACCTGCCTATCTTTGCGCTGACGGGCGTTGAAGGGAAGATGTTCCACCCCATGGCCTTCACGGTGGTCGCCGCCTTGGTGGGCGCGATGATCCTGTCGGTAACCTTCATCCCGGCAGCGGTGGCCCTCTTCATCGGCAATCGTGTCAGCGAGAAGGAAAACTTTCTGCTGGGCCACGCCAAGCGCCTGTACGGCCCCATGCTTGATCGCGTGATGGGCGCCAAGACGCTGGTTCTCACCATTGCCGCGGTTGCAGTGGTCCTGTGCGGATTGATCGCGACCCGCATGGGCAGCGAGTTTGTGCCCAACCTCAATGAAGGCGACTTCGCTATTCAGGCACTGCGCATTCCGGGCACCAGCCTTTCCCAGTCGGTGGCGATGCAGCAGCAGATCGAAAAGACGCTGAAAGCGAAGTTCCCCGAAATCGAGCGCATCTTCGCCAGAACTGGGACGGCGGAAATCGCATCGGACCCCATGCCGCCGAACATTTCTGACGGGTACATCATGCTCAAGCCGATGGATGAATGGCCCGAGCCTCGAAAGACCCGTGATGAACTGCTCGCTGCGATCCAGGAAGTCATTGGCAAGATCCCCGGCAACAACTACGAGTTCTCCCAGCCCATTCAGTTGCGCTTCAACGAGCTGATCTCAGGGGTGCGCAGCGACGTGGCAGTGAAGATCTTCGGAGACGACATGGACGTGTTGAACAAGTCCGCGGAAGAAGTCTCCGCCATGCTGCAAAAGATCCAGGGCTCCTCTGAGGTGAAGGTCGAGCAGACGACGGGCCTTCCGATGCTCACGGTGAACATTGACCGCCAGAAGGCAGCGCGCTACGGGTTGAACGTTGCCGACATCCAGGACACCGTGGCCACAGCCATTGGTGGTCGTGAGGCCGGCACCATGTTCGAGGGAGACCGCCGGTTCGATATCCTCGTTCGCCTGCCTGAGACGCTTCGCAACGACCTGGAAGGCATGAAGCGGCTACCCATACCGCTGCCGCGCTCTGCCGGTGCAACGGAAGCCAAGACGAACTTCATCCCGCTGGGTGAGGTCGCAACGTTCGAGCTGGCACCCGGCCCCAACCAGGTCAGCCGAGAAAACGGCAAGCGCCGCATCGTCGTGAGCACGAACGTGCGCGGGCGCGATGTGGGCTCCTTCGTGGCAGAGGCGGAGCAAGGTCTGGCGCAGATCAAGATCCCCACCGGCTACTGGACGAGCTGGGGTGGCACCTTTGAGAACCTGCAGTCGGCTACCAAGCGCCTGCAGATCGTTGTGCCGGTCTCCTTGCTGCTGGTCTTCGTGCTGCTGTTCGCGATGTTCGGCAATGCCAAGGATGGTCTGCTGGTCTTCACCGGCATCCCATTCGCATTGACAGGGGGCATTCTGGCCCTGTGGCTTCGGGACATCCCGATGTCCATCTCCGCAGCCGTTGGCTTTATTGCGCTGTCCGGGGTGGCGGTGCTCAACGGACTGGTGATGATTTCCTACATCCGCAGCCTGAGGGAAGGCGGCGTCGGCCTGGATGAAGCGATCCGGGATGGCGCCCTGACTCGGTTACGCCCGGTACTGATGACCGCCCTGGTGGCCTCGCTGGGCTTCATTCCCATGGCCATCGCCACAGGCACCGGCGCGGAAGTCCAGCGTCCTCTGGCCACTGTGGTGATCGGTGGAATTCTTTCATCCACGCTGCTCACGCTGCTCGTGCTGCCGATTCTTTACCGGCTGGCCCACAGGCCCGATGAAGAAGCCGAGGACGTGTCTGCCGAGCCCTCCCACCCGGACGCACCGAAGCCTGTGTAG
- a CDS encoding DUF4148 domain-containing protein: MKLKTTLIIFALSAAPAFAFDASHGVQSKTREEVKAELSQALRSGDIMAGGEIGAKVSELSAGGYQLKTPVLGKTRDQVRAELEQAVRSGDMLAAGESGSRFNELQPNLYPSKMAQAGKTREQVKEELAEAIHTGDLMAAGEDGRKLNEIYPGQYHQHHAGSTAAHSGHSNGRDL, from the coding sequence ATGAAACTCAAGACCACCCTCATCATTTTCGCGCTGAGCGCAGCCCCTGCATTCGCTTTCGATGCCAGCCATGGTGTCCAGTCCAAGACCCGCGAGGAGGTCAAAGCCGAGCTATCGCAAGCCCTGCGCAGCGGCGACATCATGGCCGGCGGGGAAATCGGCGCCAAAGTCAGTGAGCTCAGCGCCGGTGGCTACCAGTTGAAGACCCCGGTGCTGGGCAAGACCCGGGACCAGGTGCGGGCGGAACTGGAGCAGGCCGTTCGCAGCGGTGACATGCTTGCCGCCGGGGAATCCGGATCACGGTTCAATGAACTGCAGCCCAACCTGTATCCGTCCAAGATGGCGCAAGCCGGCAAGACACGCGAGCAGGTCAAGGAGGAACTGGCAGAGGCCATCCACACCGGGGACCTGATGGCCGCTGGCGAGGACGGCCGCAAGCTCAATGAAATCTACCCTGGCCAATACCACCAGCACCACGCGGGCTCGACGGCCGCGCACTCGGGCCACTCCAATGGTCGCGATCTCTGA
- a CDS encoding efflux RND transporter periplasmic adaptor subunit, with translation MTMNTSTSTISKKHLIAIAVVLALGVGAGAFILQGGGKPKAVAAEGDGHGHGSHTEAKGHGDGEHHGKGGEKGHDDDKGHADGEHHEKSQAKGPHGGTVFKEGDFSLEALLSEDGGEPRLRIWLSDKDKPLPLTAATVTATVTRPTDDKQKLTFAAEKDSLVSREIVAEPHAFDIEIIAQTATEPFMFVMSKEEGKIELTDAQIKAASITVDSASAANIKTALLLPGEIRLNEDRTSHVVPRLAGVVESVSASLGQVVKKGQVLAAIASPTASEQRSELQTAQKRLALAKTTYEREKKLWEQKVSAEQDYLQARQALSEAEVAVANANQKLSALGLSTSSVSGLNRIELRAPFDGIVIEKHLSLGEAVKEDAAVFTISDLSTVWAEINVPAKDLPSVRVGEKVTIKATAFDASATGTVAFVGALIGEQTRTAKARVVLDNPKGAWRPGLFVNVEVVSEETAAPVTISADAVQNVGEKPVVFLKVDGGFIAQPVKLGRSDGKRIEVLSGLKPGMPYASTGSFVVKSELGKGSAEHTH, from the coding sequence ATGACCATGAACACCAGCACATCCACCATCAGCAAAAAGCATCTCATCGCTATTGCCGTTGTCCTCGCGCTAGGGGTCGGGGCCGGAGCCTTCATCCTGCAAGGCGGCGGCAAGCCCAAAGCAGTCGCTGCCGAGGGCGATGGCCACGGCCACGGCAGCCATACCGAGGCCAAGGGGCACGGTGATGGAGAACACCACGGCAAGGGCGGTGAAAAAGGCCACGACGACGACAAAGGCCACGCCGATGGCGAGCACCATGAAAAGAGCCAGGCCAAGGGCCCCCACGGCGGTACCGTGTTCAAGGAAGGCGACTTCAGCCTGGAAGCGTTGCTGTCCGAAGACGGTGGCGAGCCTCGGCTGCGGATCTGGCTGTCCGACAAGGACAAGCCGCTCCCCCTGACCGCGGCAACGGTCACGGCAACAGTGACACGCCCGACAGACGACAAGCAGAAGCTGACGTTTGCCGCAGAAAAGGACAGCCTGGTCAGCCGCGAGATCGTGGCCGAACCCCACGCGTTCGACATCGAGATCATTGCGCAGACGGCCACCGAACCTTTCATGTTCGTGATGAGCAAGGAAGAGGGAAAGATCGAACTGACCGATGCCCAGATCAAGGCCGCCTCCATTACGGTGGACTCTGCGTCGGCAGCCAACATCAAGACGGCGCTGCTTTTGCCCGGCGAAATCCGGCTGAACGAGGACCGGACTTCGCACGTGGTTCCCCGTCTGGCGGGTGTGGTGGAGAGTGTCAGCGCCAGCCTGGGCCAGGTCGTCAAAAAGGGGCAGGTTCTGGCCGCCATCGCGAGCCCGACCGCTTCGGAGCAGCGCAGCGAGCTGCAGACGGCGCAAAAGCGCCTGGCGCTGGCCAAGACCACCTACGAGCGGGAAAAGAAGCTGTGGGAGCAAAAGGTCTCTGCCGAACAGGACTACCTGCAGGCCAGGCAGGCGTTGAGCGAAGCGGAGGTCGCTGTCGCCAACGCCAATCAGAAGCTCAGTGCGCTGGGCCTGTCCACCTCGTCCGTGTCCGGACTAAACCGTATCGAACTGCGCGCGCCCTTTGACGGCATCGTCATCGAGAAGCACCTGAGTCTTGGCGAGGCCGTCAAGGAAGATGCGGCGGTGTTCACCATCTCGGACCTTTCCACGGTGTGGGCTGAGATCAATGTTCCTGCAAAGGATCTGCCGTCGGTGCGGGTGGGCGAGAAAGTCACCATCAAGGCCACCGCCTTCGATGCCTCCGCCACGGGCACTGTCGCTTTCGTGGGCGCGTTGATCGGTGAGCAGACCCGTACCGCCAAGGCCCGCGTCGTTCTTGATAACCCCAAGGGCGCCTGGCGCCCCGGCCTGTTCGTCAATGTCGAGGTGGTGTCCGAAGAAACGGCAGCGCCTGTGACCATCTCGGCCGACGCAGTCCAGAACGTCGGAGAAAAGCCCGTGGTCTTCCTCAAGGTCGACGGCGGCTTCATCGCCCAACCTGTGAAGCTGGGCCGAAGCGATGGCAAGCGCATCGAGGTCCTGTCGGGCCTCAAGCCCGGCATGCCCTACGCCTCGACAGGCAGCTTCGTCGTGAAGTCCGAACTCGGCAAGGGATCTGCCGAACACACGCACTGA
- a CDS encoding DUF4148 domain-containing protein produces MTVRKPLPLSLIALALAIAAPGLASASALYHPAGGEVGMTTHPDHVQSNMSRGDVLRSVDVARKDGTLAILSRGGALPVKATGGSKTREQVQQEYLNMSAAEKQRIQELYGSGG; encoded by the coding sequence ATGACCGTTCGCAAACCCCTCCCACTCTCCCTGATTGCCCTTGCCCTTGCCATTGCGGCCCCAGGCCTGGCATCTGCTTCGGCGCTCTACCATCCCGCCGGCGGTGAAGTGGGAATGACCACCCATCCCGACCACGTGCAAAGCAACATGTCCCGTGGCGACGTGCTCCGGTCGGTCGACGTCGCGCGCAAGGACGGTACGCTGGCGATCCTGTCACGGGGTGGTGCACTGCCTGTCAAGGCAACGGGCGGCTCCAAGACGCGTGAGCAGGTGCAGCAGGAATATCTGAACATGTCAGCCGCTGAAAAACAGCGCATCCAGGAACTGTACGGCTCGGGCGGCTGA
- a CDS encoding heavy metal response regulator transcription factor, producing the protein MKILLIEDEVKLAEYLRKGLGEVGYVVDVAHNGVDGLHMALEGGHDLLVLDAMLPGIDGFSLLTAFRKTRQTPVLMLTARVSVEDRVLGLQTGADDYLVKPFAFSELSARIQVLLRRSHGARDTAEPTQLRLADLEIDLVRRKATRGGQRLELTAKEFLLLTLFLRRKGEVLSRTEIAEQVWDMNFDSDTNVVEVAIRRLRTKIDVPFDTALLHTIRGMGYVMEERNG; encoded by the coding sequence ATGAAAATTCTGCTCATCGAAGACGAAGTCAAGCTGGCGGAGTACCTGCGCAAGGGCCTCGGAGAGGTCGGCTATGTGGTGGACGTCGCCCACAACGGCGTGGACGGCCTGCACATGGCCCTTGAAGGCGGCCACGATCTGCTGGTGTTGGACGCGATGCTCCCAGGGATCGACGGCTTCAGCCTGCTGACGGCCTTTCGCAAGACCAGGCAGACCCCTGTCTTGATGCTCACAGCCAGGGTCAGTGTCGAGGATCGGGTGCTCGGACTTCAGACGGGTGCCGATGACTATCTGGTCAAGCCCTTTGCGTTTTCCGAGTTGAGCGCCCGCATCCAGGTTCTGCTCAGGCGTAGCCACGGAGCACGGGACACGGCAGAGCCCACGCAACTGCGTTTGGCCGACCTGGAGATCGACCTGGTGCGGCGCAAGGCGACACGAGGCGGTCAGCGCTTGGAGTTGACTGCCAAAGAGTTCCTGCTGCTGACCCTTTTTCTGAGAAGGAAGGGAGAAGTGCTGTCTCGCACGGAGATCGCCGAGCAGGTCTGGGACATGAACTTCGACAGCGATACCAACGTGGTGGAGGTCGCCATACGGCGCCTGCGTACCAAGATCGATGTGCCCTTTGACACCGCGCTTCTGCACACCATCCGCGGTATGGGGTACGTCATGGAAGAGCGCAACGGATGA
- a CDS encoding phosphatase PAP2 family protein gives MDLFLSIQRALPNDWILLHEILSVVGSFWGAPGVVALMLVWQRMRGREGSIPFDVTLYRFALGLALGFIGAAIFKAVFALPRPFVLLGDAVYRAHSAPDSRYTMPSGHSVYAGVLAAALWPALGLAGRIGLLLFAAAVGWSRIVLGAHFPMDVIAGLVLGGACAAAAHPWARRLARSLPITGPRW, from the coding sequence ATGGATCTCTTCCTGTCCATCCAACGTGCCCTGCCAAACGACTGGATCTTGTTGCACGAGATCTTGAGCGTAGTCGGCAGCTTCTGGGGCGCGCCGGGCGTAGTGGCACTGATGCTGGTTTGGCAGCGAATGCGTGGCCGGGAAGGATCAATTCCATTCGACGTGACGTTGTACAGATTTGCGCTTGGACTGGCGCTTGGATTCATTGGCGCAGCCATTTTCAAGGCGGTCTTCGCGCTGCCGCGTCCGTTCGTGCTCTTGGGCGATGCAGTCTACCGGGCCCACTCTGCACCTGACAGCCGATACACCATGCCCAGCGGCCACTCGGTCTACGCCGGGGTCCTAGCGGCAGCACTTTGGCCTGCGCTGGGCTTGGCGGGCAGGATTGGCTTGCTGTTGTTCGCAGCCGCAGTCGGGTGGTCGCGTATCGTACTGGGCGCGCATTTTCCGATGGACGTGATCGCAGGCCTTGTGTTGGGCGGGGCGTGCGCTGCGGCTGCGCACCCTTGGGCTCGGCGCTTGGCACGAAGTCTGCCGATCACAGGACCGAGATGGTAG
- a CDS encoding TolC family protein, with amino-acid sequence MFKGIYLQGKPHAWRGRTKFRLAAGAAAILLTFSGGAFSQGTSQDPVVGAQDPQTAAVSPAGPLSLAKAIELALEGNPEVAAATRQLEATEGQILQGRSRPNPELAYSLEDARSKTRTQSWQLNLPVELGGKRAARTKAAEKSREQAAAQLAELKATVRANVAAAYFDVLTAQERLALAKDSVALAKSSTDTVAKRVAAGKVSPVEESKARVAEAGVRVELAQAASEQRNALSRLFALVGQINAPFTVLEGKADNLPAVPPLADLQPLISSSPGVVLARIEVDRRQALTELEQSKRVPDVTVSVGMQRSNETQRNVLLFGVSVPLPVFDRNQGNLLEALKLEDKARDELQGATVRLHSEVAQARERLSTITAEIQSLQQDVLPGAKSAYDAATIGFENGKFNFLEVLDAQRTYFTAKSQYLKALGEAHRAAADVDRLLGASTVSGLIATHN; translated from the coding sequence ATGTTCAAGGGTATTTACCTTCAAGGAAAGCCGCACGCATGGCGCGGCCGCACTAAATTCAGGCTCGCGGCAGGTGCCGCGGCCATATTGCTGACCTTCTCGGGCGGGGCCTTTTCTCAGGGCACGTCGCAAGATCCAGTCGTTGGAGCACAGGATCCCCAGACTGCCGCGGTGTCTCCCGCTGGGCCTCTGTCGCTGGCCAAGGCCATCGAGTTGGCCTTGGAAGGGAATCCAGAGGTGGCTGCCGCTACGCGCCAGTTGGAGGCAACAGAGGGGCAGATTCTTCAAGGGCGTTCACGCCCCAATCCCGAGCTTGCCTACTCGCTGGAGGACGCACGGTCCAAAACACGTACGCAAAGCTGGCAGCTCAACCTTCCCGTGGAATTGGGGGGAAAGCGTGCAGCGCGTACCAAAGCGGCCGAAAAGTCACGCGAGCAGGCGGCGGCCCAGCTCGCTGAGCTGAAGGCGACCGTGCGGGCCAATGTGGCCGCAGCCTACTTCGATGTCCTGACGGCGCAGGAGCGATTGGCGCTCGCCAAAGACAGCGTGGCATTGGCCAAGTCGTCGACGGATACCGTGGCCAAGCGCGTAGCCGCTGGCAAGGTGTCACCTGTGGAAGAGTCCAAGGCCCGCGTTGCGGAAGCCGGCGTTCGCGTCGAGCTCGCCCAGGCAGCCAGCGAACAACGCAATGCACTGTCTCGCCTGTTTGCGCTGGTGGGACAGATCAACGCGCCGTTCACCGTCCTCGAGGGCAAAGCCGACAACCTTCCCGCGGTACCGCCCCTCGCCGATCTTCAGCCCTTGATATCTTCTTCGCCAGGCGTTGTCCTCGCCCGGATCGAGGTGGATCGGCGCCAGGCCCTGACTGAACTGGAGCAAAGCAAGCGCGTGCCCGATGTCACCGTCAGCGTCGGCATGCAGCGCAGCAACGAGACCCAACGCAACGTCCTGCTGTTTGGTGTCTCCGTGCCTCTGCCTGTGTTTGACCGCAACCAGGGCAACCTGCTGGAAGCGCTCAAGCTTGAGGACAAGGCCCGTGACGAGTTGCAAGGGGCCACGGTGCGCCTGCACAGCGAAGTGGCGCAGGCGCGCGAACGCCTTTCGACCATCACTGCGGAGATCCAGTCGCTGCAACAGGACGTCCTGCCCGGCGCGAAGTCGGCATACGACGCGGCCACCATTGGCTTCGAGAACGGAAAGTTCAACTTCCTGGAGGTGCTCGATGCCCAGCGCACCTACTTCACCGCCAAATCCCAGTACCTCAAAGCCCTGGGCGAGGCACACCGCGCGGCGGCGGATGTCGACCGCCTGCTCGGGGCCAGCACGGTTTCCGGCTTGATCGCAACGCACAACTGA
- the lspA gene encoding signal peptidase II, which produces MNLPPKRMQWYALAIIVFLADQAAKSYIDARTPSGWSHEVTSFFNLVHVLNPGAAFSFLAGAGGWQRWFFLAIALAVSAWLALQLYSPLRKLEGLSYSLILGGAVGNAFDRAVRGQVIDYLDFHLRGWHWPAFNIADMAIVGGAMALVLLSLMSGERPAAAKEPR; this is translated from the coding sequence ATGAATCTCCCGCCGAAAAGAATGCAGTGGTATGCACTCGCAATCATTGTGTTTCTCGCCGATCAGGCTGCCAAGAGCTATATCGACGCGAGGACCCCATCAGGATGGTCGCATGAGGTCACTTCATTCTTCAATTTGGTTCATGTCCTCAATCCCGGCGCGGCGTTCAGTTTCCTCGCCGGCGCTGGTGGCTGGCAGCGGTGGTTCTTTCTCGCGATTGCCCTCGCGGTGTCAGCTTGGCTAGCGTTGCAGCTGTACAGCCCACTGCGGAAACTGGAAGGGCTTTCTTACAGTCTCATCCTTGGCGGCGCAGTGGGCAACGCATTCGACCGGGCGGTGCGGGGTCAAGTCATTGACTATCTGGACTTTCACCTGCGCGGATGGCACTGGCCTGCCTTCAATATCGCAGACATGGCCATCGTGGGGGGAGCAATGGCTCTGGTGCTTCTCTCGCTGATGAGCGGGGAACGTCCTGCCGCAGCGAAAGAGCCACGGTAA